In the Clavelina lepadiformis chromosome 8, kaClaLepa1.1, whole genome shotgun sequence genome, one interval contains:
- the LOC143468982 gene encoding uncharacterized protein LOC143468982 gives MKMSGYGQIDLMEITGSQQQATEFQTLPEVTSSSSELTNSTKHLRPAAQEIPITEESMAGVLLVITSYLVLVTVWYQVKVGQKKLVLSDTLCTLAVFTLLIRISAFEFALRVRGSTSMCKIFGNWNFSVYVFNLFLPYLILWIRQRGFYNAQGQERLNTLKVKIISWITLIGIVASPVIQNAFRIVHGKMVSTPMGCRPSTGTYGRLVFNILANVGVGLSTFFQLVLLMLVLYPIIDHVSRTKLRHSSRQRKTIFRLAACTAICIISDLLFLITVHVKPAGASRFFTGLCSCYNMTINACMVVCSFADWRKRFFPMITPKRDAILSAPSPRTSANSGS, from the coding sequence ATGAAAATGAGTGGTTATGGGCAGATTGACTTGATGGAAATCACAGGAAGTCAGCAACAAGCCACAGAGTTCCAAACACTTCCAGAAGTGACTTCCAGCTCATCTGAATTGACAAATTCTACCAAACATTTGCGTCCGGCTGCTCAAGAAATTCCAATCACAGAAGAGTCGATGGCAGGAGTGTTGCTGGTGATTACCAGTTACCTTGTATTGGTCACGGTTTGGTATCAAGTAAAAGTTGGACAAAAGAAATTGGTGCTATCAGACACTCTTTGTACTCTGGCAGTTTTTACTCTGCTTATTCGAATCAGTGCTTTTGAGTTCGCTTTAAGGGTCCGTGGTTCAACAAGCATGTGTAAGATTTTTGGAAATTGGAACTTTTCAGTTTACGTATTCAACCTCTTTTTGCCTTACCTGATACTTTGGATACGACAAAGAGGGTTTTATAATGCTCAGGGCCAAGAACGTTTAAACActttgaaagtgaaaataatcAGCTGGATCACTCTGATTGGCATAGTTGCGTCCCCAGTCATACAGAACGCGTTTAGAATCGTTCACGGTAAAATGGTTTCCACTCCTATGGGTTGTCGGCCTTCCACTGGTACATACGGTCGTCTGGTGTTCAATATCCTAGCAAATGTGGGAGTTGGTTTATCGACATTTTTTCAGCTGGTTTTGTTGATGCTCGTTCTCTACCCAATCATAGATCACGTTTCGAGAACAAAGTTGAGGCATTCTTCAAGACAAAGGAAAACGATTTTTCGCCTGGCCGCTTGTACCGCCATCTGCATCATATCCGACCTTCTTTTCCTTATAACGGTACATGTAAAACCTGCAGGAGCTTCTAGATTCTTCACCGGACTATGTTCTTGCTATAATATGACAATAAACGCCTGTATGGTTGTTTGTTCGTTTGCGGATTGGAGAAAAAGATTTTTCCCGATGATAACGCCCAAGAGAGACGCCATCTTGTCTGCGCCATCTCCCAGAACTTCTGCGAATAGCGGGAGCTAG